The following coding sequences are from one Dromaius novaehollandiae isolate bDroNov1 chromosome 22, bDroNov1.hap1, whole genome shotgun sequence window:
- the FAM187A gene encoding Ig-like V-type domain-containing protein FAM187A: MARLLGVTVVLCMADALHAFAIEEKDDIFKRTACPAFLLFENAAYLADMTFELPCNCKPEEVTSVVWYFQKDEGSHQTTVLTDFAGTMVVDSGHIHVGSDVLKRFSIRMFSLIVFRAQAGDSGLYLCGTKKGDFFYGYDVDVQPTKRITVAFVDRGQHAQKDYTRKVFSLFTTFWDWTKCDRCGVRGEQRRIGLCYVRSSQLHPRYRTAVPNVTSCGSKAVPALFHHPGRLRRPEVVIRSCLTPCLKEEVPEEGVRAISNIISKLGQKPWQPPIPTQLHKHPAGSGLVIACPRARPEHAVAWDKGSVRLYRSHYLLGVNRSMRIFIDHGNHLHILRVRLSDRGTYYCWREGELVAGFRLSVSYESQRKRTLDDPETMYAIKTILTSYVLITIIFLGIHLCRCCRQLFWCPPRT, from the coding sequence ATGGCGAGGCTGCTGGGAGTCACTGTTGTCCTCTGCATGGCAGATGCTCTCCACGCCTTTGCTATTGAAGAGAAAGATGACATATTCAAGCGAACGGCTTGTCCTGCTTTCCTGCTCTTTGAAAATGCTGCTTATTTGGCTGATATGACCTTCGAGCTCCCCTGCAACTGCAAGCCAGAAGAGGTCACTTCTGTAGTCTGGTACTTCCAGAAGGATGAGGGGAGCCACCAAACCACAGTCCTGACGGACTTTGCTGGCACCATGGTGGTGGACTCAGGCCATATCCACGTGGGCAGCGATGTGCTGAAGCGTTTCAGCATCCGCATGTTCAGTCTCATCGTCTTCCGGGCCCAGGCGGGGGACTCGGGCCTCTACCTCTGCGGCACGAAGAAAGGGGACTTCTTTTATGGCTACGATGTGGACGTACAGCCAACCAAGCGCATCACGGTGGCTTTTGTGGACAGAGGTCAGCACGCTCAAAAAGATTACACCAGGAAGGTCTTCAGCCTCTTCACCACTTTCTGGGACTGGACCAAGTGTGACCGCTGTGGGGTGAGAGGCGAGCAGCGGCGAATCGGTCTCTGCTATGTGAGGAGCTCCCAGCTGCACCCCCGGTACCGCACCGCCGTGCCCAATGTGACGTCGTGCGGCTCGAAGGCTGTCCCCGCACTCTTCCACCACCCTGGCCGACTCCGGAGGCCGGAGGTGGTCATCCGAAGTTGCCTGACCCCTTGTCTGAAGGAGGAGGTCCCTGAAGAAGGAGTGCGGGCCATCTCCAACATCATTTCGAAGCTTGGCCAAAAGCCCTGGCAGCCCCCCATCCCCACGCAGCTCCACAAGCACCCCGCCGGCAGCGGGCTGGTCATTGCCTGCCCGAGGGCCAGGCCTGAGCACGCCGTGGCCTGGGACAAAGGCTCCGTTCGGCTCTACCGCTCCCACTACCTCCTCGGCGTCAACAGGAGCATGCGCATCTTCATCGACCACGGCAACCACCTGCACATCCTCCGCGTCCGGCTCAGCGACAGAGGCACCTACTACTGCTGGCGAGAGGGCGAGCTGGTGGCTGGCTTCCGGCTCAGCGTCAGCTACGAGAGTCAGCGCAAGCGGACGCTCGACGATCCTGAGACGATGTACGCCATCAAGACCATCCTCACGAGCTACGTCCTCATCACCATCATCTTCTTGGGCATCCACCTGTGCcgctgctgcaggcagctcttCTGGTGCCCTCCCAGGACATAG